From the Gemmatimonadales bacterium genome, the window CGCGGCACCAAGGGCTTCACCCTGATCGAGCTTCTGATCGTGGTGGTGATCATCGGCATTCTGGCCGCCATCGCGATTCCGAAGTTCGCGAACACGAAGGAGAAGGCCTACATCGCGGGCATGAAGGCCGACCTTCGGAACCTGGTCACGGCCCAGGAGGCGTACTTCGCCGACAACGTGACCTACGCGTCGGTGCTGTCGAACCTCAACTACAACGTCTCGGCCGGCAACACG encodes:
- a CDS encoding prepilin-type N-terminal cleavage/methylation domain-containing protein, coding for MRGTKGFTLIELLIVVVIIGILAAIAIPKFANTKEKAYIAGMKADLRNLVTAQEAYFADNVTYASVLSNLNYNVSAGNT